A genomic stretch from Gardnerella leopoldii includes:
- the fdxA gene encoding ferredoxin, producing the protein MPYVIAEPCVDVKDKACVDECPVDCIYEGDRTLYINPNECVDCGACEPACPVEAIFYEDDLPEGWEWYRDAAVDYFDKLGDLGGATDAGASGWDEARVAALPPRSDKASN; encoded by the coding sequence ATGCCATATGTAATCGCAGAGCCTTGCGTTGATGTAAAAGATAAAGCGTGTGTAGATGAATGCCCTGTAGACTGCATTTATGAAGGCGATCGAACGCTTTATATTAACCCGAACGAGTGTGTGGATTGTGGAGCTTGCGAACCGGCTTGCCCAGTAGAAGCTATTTTTTATGAAGATGATTTGCCAGAAGGCTGGGAGTGGTATCGCGATGCTGCGGTTGATTATTTCGACAAGCTCGGAGATTTGGGAGGAGCTACAGATGCTGGAGCTTCCGGATGGGATGAAGCTCGCGTTGCAGCCTTGCCTCCGCGTTCAGATAAAGCAAGTAATTAA
- the dinB gene encoding DNA polymerase IV: MSTAPRVQAAKRDWGHDTSGCNILHVDMDAFYASLEVARHPELKGKPLIIGTGNRAVVSAASYEARAYGVNSAMPVVKARNLCPQGVFLPVDIPYYSSVSKSIFENIFLHITNQVEKVSVDECYMNVKSALLQWKSPVNIGTWVRKEVFEKYHITCSVGIANNKLIAKMASTNAKPNGMLLIPQKCNEDFVSIMPLRAIPGIGSSLIHKLEDWGLSTVTSLKNVDEATLTRITGSQILARMIYQSVRGIDERTVTAHTPEKSIGSERTLDTDTTDENAVKQLLQQCCSEVTQQLRNRKLMARTITLKLRFGDLHYVTRSSTLQNATDSTHEFYEHVVVLLSKANPTVHNYILGGNNTKLLSPVRLAGVTANNLVPTNKVSLQPSLNDILEENTRESKNPTQNSMSAMNKNTRLRHAEHALDAVRKKYGNNAAHIGL; the protein is encoded by the coding sequence ATGAGTACAGCACCGAGAGTACAAGCAGCGAAACGTGATTGGGGGCACGACACCTCAGGTTGTAACATACTTCACGTCGACATGGATGCATTTTATGCTTCTTTAGAAGTTGCAAGACATCCGGAGCTTAAAGGAAAGCCGCTTATTATTGGCACAGGCAATCGTGCTGTTGTTTCTGCAGCAAGCTACGAAGCGCGCGCTTACGGCGTTAATTCCGCCATGCCCGTTGTTAAAGCTAGAAATCTTTGTCCACAAGGAGTTTTCTTGCCAGTTGACATTCCTTATTATTCAAGCGTTTCCAAAAGTATTTTTGAAAATATTTTTTTGCATATTACTAATCAAGTTGAAAAAGTTTCTGTTGACGAATGCTATATGAATGTTAAATCGGCTTTATTACAGTGGAAATCGCCTGTAAATATTGGAACTTGGGTACGAAAAGAAGTATTTGAAAAGTATCATATCACATGTTCAGTTGGTATTGCTAACAATAAACTTATTGCAAAAATGGCTTCCACTAATGCAAAACCTAATGGAATGCTTCTTATTCCGCAAAAATGCAATGAAGATTTTGTATCAATAATGCCATTGCGCGCAATACCAGGAATTGGCTCATCTTTAATACATAAGCTTGAGGATTGGGGCTTATCTACTGTTACGTCGCTTAAAAATGTTGACGAAGCAACGCTTACTCGCATAACAGGTTCGCAAATCTTAGCAAGAATGATATATCAATCAGTTAGGGGCATAGACGAGCGCACTGTGACTGCACATACCCCTGAAAAATCCATTGGAAGTGAGCGAACTCTTGATACAGATACCACGGACGAGAATGCTGTTAAACAATTACTACAGCAATGCTGCAGCGAAGTAACTCAACAGTTGCGAAACAGAAAACTTATGGCACGCACTATAACGTTAAAACTACGCTTTGGCGACTTGCATTATGTTACTAGATCTTCTACTTTGCAAAACGCAACTGATTCAACACACGAGTTTTACGAGCATGTCGTTGTTTTGCTTTCTAAAGCTAATCCAACTGTGCATAATTACATTCTTGGAGGCAATAATACAAAGCTTTTAAGCCCAGTTCGTTTAGCTGGTGTTACAGCGAATAATCTTGTGCCAACAAATAAGGTTTCACTTCAGCCTTCTCTAAACGATATTCTGGAGGAAAATACTCGCGAATCTAAAAATCCTACACAAAACAGCATGTCCGCAATGAATAAAAATACTAGATTGCGTCACGCAGAACACGCTTTAGATGCCGTTCGCAAAAAATACGGCAACAACGCAGCTCATATTGGATTATGA
- a CDS encoding EamA family transporter, giving the protein MKQFVVNLLHRMPVLLIIVIEASMVYTATSVAKVAFSQLDPLYAVWYRVGFMALLLLAWRRPFSRSKRSLLPKTLREWGIVAAVGVSLVAMNTMFYVAISCMAVGVAVTIEFIGPLLVAVITGHEWRERVGIVIAVCGIMLLASASIHSSVSPHFLIGLFAILVGGSMWGLYIVSGRMLAKSSHAIDRVSVAALIGWLLQSVVLAVPAVQHVISPKPEATWAARPGGSFALLALMLVIAICASFFPTLLDQVLLKRVTSAKYSVMQALYPAIAVIIGMGFGEIPTLTDIAGIILVMFAVVVTFSGDHNPV; this is encoded by the coding sequence ATGAAGCAATTTGTCGTCAATCTTTTACATCGCATGCCTGTGCTGCTTATTATCGTCATTGAGGCTTCAATGGTGTATACAGCAACTTCTGTTGCAAAAGTAGCTTTTAGCCAATTGGATCCTCTGTATGCAGTGTGGTATCGAGTAGGATTTATGGCATTGTTGCTTTTGGCTTGGAGAAGACCATTTTCTCGCAGCAAACGTAGTCTTTTACCAAAAACGCTACGAGAATGGGGGATTGTTGCAGCTGTTGGCGTGTCGTTAGTTGCTATGAACACTATGTTCTATGTTGCTATTAGTTGCATGGCTGTTGGCGTTGCGGTAACCATAGAATTCATAGGCCCCTTGCTTGTAGCTGTTATTACAGGTCATGAATGGCGAGAGCGTGTGGGAATTGTGATTGCTGTTTGTGGCATTATGCTGTTAGCTAGTGCTTCTATACATAGTTCAGTAAGCCCACATTTTCTAATTGGGTTATTCGCCATTCTTGTTGGCGGTTCAATGTGGGGCCTATATATTGTTTCAGGTCGCATGTTGGCAAAAAGTTCACACGCTATTGATCGTGTAAGTGTTGCAGCTCTTATTGGTTGGCTGCTGCAGTCTGTTGTTCTTGCTGTTCCTGCAGTGCAGCATGTTATTTCGCCTAAACCAGAAGCTACTTGGGCTGCTCGCCCTGGTGGTTCTTTTGCTTTACTTGCGTTAATGTTGGTTATTGCAATATGCGCTTCTTTCTTCCCAACTTTGCTTGATCAGGTTTTATTGAAACGTGTTACTTCTGCAAAATACTCTGTTATGCAAGCGTTGTATCCTGCGATCGCGGTTATTATTGGAATGGGATTTGGTGAAATTCCAACATTGACTGATATTGCAGGAATAATTCTTGTTATGTTTGCTGTAGTCGTAACGTTTTCTGGAGATCATAATCCTGTGTAG